A window of the Streptomyces finlayi genome harbors these coding sequences:
- the disA gene encoding DNA integrity scanning diadenylate cyclase DisA, with amino-acid sequence MAANDRAASPGKSGQGTGNEALMRASLSAVAPGMALRDGLERILRGNTGGLIVLGMDKTVESMCTGGFVLDVEFTATRLRELCKLDGALILDKDMTKILRAGVQLVPDASIPTEETGTRHRTADRVSKACGFPVVSVSQSMRLIALYVDGERRVLEESSTILSRANQALATLERYKLRLDEVAGTLSALEIEDLVTVRDVTAVAQRLEMVRRIATEIAEYVVELGTDGRLLSLQLDELIAGVEPERELVVRDYVPEPTAKRSRTVAEALTELDALSHPELLELPVVARALGYSGSPETLDSAVSPRGFRLLAKVPRLPGAIIERLVEHFGGLQKLLAASVDDLQTVDGVGEARARSVREGLSRLAESSILERYV; translated from the coding sequence GTGGCAGCCAACGACCGGGCGGCATCGCCCGGAAAGTCCGGCCAAGGCACCGGTAACGAGGCGCTGATGCGCGCCTCGTTGAGCGCGGTCGCGCCCGGAATGGCCCTGCGGGACGGTCTGGAGCGCATCCTCCGGGGCAATACCGGCGGGCTGATCGTTCTCGGCATGGACAAGACCGTCGAATCCATGTGTACCGGCGGATTCGTGCTGGACGTGGAATTCACCGCTACGCGGCTGCGTGAGCTGTGCAAGCTCGACGGTGCGCTGATCCTCGACAAGGACATGACGAAGATCCTGCGGGCCGGCGTGCAGCTGGTTCCGGACGCGTCGATCCCCACGGAGGAGACCGGCACCCGGCACCGCACGGCGGACCGGGTCTCGAAGGCCTGCGGTTTCCCGGTCGTGTCGGTGTCGCAGTCGATGCGTCTGATCGCGCTGTACGTGGACGGGGAGCGCAGGGTCCTGGAGGAGTCCTCCACGATCCTGTCGCGTGCCAATCAGGCGCTCGCCACGCTGGAGCGGTACAAGCTCCGGCTGGACGAGGTCGCCGGCACGCTCTCCGCGCTGGAGATCGAGGACCTGGTGACCGTCCGGGACGTGACGGCCGTCGCCCAGCGCCTGGAGATGGTCCGCAGGATCGCGACGGAGATCGCCGAGTACGTGGTGGAGCTGGGCACCGACGGCCGGCTGCTCTCCCTCCAGCTGGACGAGCTGATCGCGGGCGTGGAGCCGGAGCGGGAGCTCGTCGTGCGCGACTACGTGCCGGAACCGACGGCGAAACGATCCCGTACGGTCGCCGAGGCGCTGACCGAGCTGGACGCGCTGTCCCATCCGGAACTGCTGGAACTGCCGGTCGTCGCCCGCGCCTTGGGGTACAGCGGCTCGCCCGAGACGCTGGACTCCGCGGTGTCGCCGCGCGGATTCCGGCTGCTGGCGAAGGTGCCGCGGCTGCCGGGGGCGATCATCGAGCGGCTGGTGGAGCACTTCGGCGGTCTGCAGAAGCTGCTTGCCGCGAGCGTGGACGACCTGCAGACGGTCGACGGGGTCGGGGAGGCGCGGGCCCGGAGCGT